In Tachysurus vachellii isolate PV-2020 chromosome 10, HZAU_Pvac_v1, whole genome shotgun sequence, the following proteins share a genomic window:
- the gnmt gene encoding glycine N-methyltransferase produces MVDSIYRTRSLGVAAVGLPDQYADGKAAKVWQLYIGDTKSRTEEYRSWVVSLLKQQGCNMVLDVACGTGVDSIMLLEEGFKVVSVDASDKMLKHALKERWVRRKEPAFDNWEIEEANWLMLPEEIQKPGDGFDAVICLGNSFAHLPDFKGDQSDQKLALQNIASMVKPGGILIIDHRNYDYILETGKAPRGKNIYYQSDLKQDIDTSVLWVNNKPTMVTLDYTLEIPQPDGSQKAPETSKFRLSYYPHRLESFKELLKAAFFGKCKQKVFGDFKHYTPGQGEAPCYFIHVVEKTA; encoded by the exons ATGGTGGACAGTATTTACCGCACACGCTCTCTCGGTGTGGCCGCTGTCGGCCTGCCGGATCAGTACGCCGACGGTAAAGCGGCCAAAGTGTGGCAGCTGTACATCGGAGACACCAAGAGCCGCACAGAGGAGTACCGCAGCTGGGTGGTGTCTCTGCTCAAACAACAGGGCTGTAACATGGTGCTGGATGTAGCCTGTGGCACGGG TGTGGACTCAATCATGCTTCTGGAGGAAGGGTTCAAGGTGGTCAGTGTAGATGCCAGCGATAAGATGCTGAAGCATGCACTCAAGGAGAGATGGGTGAGGAGGAAAGAGCCAGCGTTTGATAACTGGG AGATTGAAGAGGCTAACTGGCTTATGCTACCCGAAGAAATTCAGAAGCCTGGAGACGGATTCGATGCGGTTATCTGCCTGGGGAACTCGTTTGCTCATTTACCAGATTTTAaag GGGATCAGAGCGATCAGAAGCTGGCGCTGCAGAACATAGCCAGCATGGTGAAACCTGGAGGAATCCTGATCATCGATCACAGGAACTACGACTACATCCTCGAAACAGGCAAAGCTCCTCGGGGCAAGAACATTTATTACCAG AGTGATTTGAAACAAGACATCGACACCTCTGTACTCTGGGTGAACAACAAGCCCACCATGGTGACACTGGACTACACACTGGAGATCCCACAGCCTGATGGATCACAGAAAGCACCTGAGACAAG TAAATTCCGCCTGTCGTATTACCCGCACCGGCTGGAGAGCTTCAAGGAGCTACTGAAGGCAGCGTTCTTTGGAAAGTGCAAGCAGAAagtttttggtgatttcaagCACTATACTCCAGGACAAGGAGAAGCTCCTTGTTACTTTATCCACGTTGTTGAAAAGACTGCTTAA